AAATTTGCTGGTGCGTTAGTGACCAAATTGGCTTCCGTTGTTTAAGAACTAACTAGCTTCAAATatttgatgaagaagaaaaaactgACCAAAATGATGGTTTTTTGAGTTCCATATCTAACTAAAGTGTTCATGGAAATTCCTGTTATAAAGACAAAAACTTGACCAAAAAAGTTAAAGGCCCACCCAAAATAAGGATGGATGCAGTGATTTTATTGCTTTCAGGGTAAATAGTTTGAAGTTTGAAGTTCAAGTCTCTTGTCCATAAAAGCAAATCAATGTACTGAGGACACAAAGTATAGTTGCTCATATAAGTTGGGAAATTTTGAATATCAGCATTGTGGTATGAAAGGCTCTTTTTGGTAGTTAGTAGATTCTAGCAACTCTAGTTGCTTATTTTTGTACTCTGACTATTTTTGGGATGCATGTATGGCTTCTCTTTTTTGATTAACTATAACTGATTAGGACCCTGCTTTCTGTCCAGGTAGAAAAATGATAACATTAGATAAGAGTTTGGACAAAATGAGTGTTTTGAAGAAGATATCTGAAGCTCTGGCTACCAATGAAGCCAAAAAGGACCGGCTTAAAAATTTTATTCTGTTGTTAATGCTTGAATGGGAAGATTTTGAGAGCCACTTGGATTTAACTGGCTTGCTTTTCCGGGAATGCTTAGCTGAACTTCAGTCCAGAGAGACCCATTTAAGCTCAGTTCAAGAATCAGTgagtgaaagttcaaaagaaatgGATATGACAAGGAAATCTCTTGAACAAAAGTTTGACGAATTAGTTGAAAAAGAGAAGGAATTTtgtttatttcaagaaaaagggAGTAATGAATTAAAATTGCAGGAGGAGACATTAGGTATGATTCGTGAGGAAATTGAGGTGAGAGAGTTAAAATTGAATGAACAAGAGAAATTGATACAAGGGCTTTTTGATAAGATTGAGCTGGAGCAAAAGGAATTTGAGAGTATTAAGAGTTCAGTTGGAGACAGGTTTAACGAAATTGGGTTAAAGGAGTATCACATAGAGCAAAGAGCtaatgaacttgatttgaaagAGCAAAAGTTGATGCATCGTGAAAAGGAGATTGAATCAAGGGAAAAGATTTTGTATCTAAAGATGAAGGAAATTGAACTTAAAGGGAAACAATTTGATTCTGCTAAAATCTCCAATAAACACTTGCAAGATTCTGGTTCTGAAGCAAAGCATGGTCTTCACCtgaatgaggaagaaagtttaGCATGCACAGAACGGGGAAAGCAATTGACAGATGCTGTAGGGCATATAGCATCTCATAATATGCAAAATGTTACTGATCACAAGAGTAAAAAACTGCTAGATTCATCAGTTGATTCGACAACAATCTGGGAGTCTTGCTGCTTTTTTTGTGATGTAAGGAAAGTGCTCTTCAAACGTGGCCTAAAAAAAGATTTCTTCTGCCAGAACTGCTCAAAATATTACGTTGCTTTTTCAAGTGCAATGGGTTATGAGGAGAATGGTAACATTAAAATGCTCAAGTCATGCACAGCGACTGAAAGGAATGGTGATGTTCTTGGGGATGCGAGGTCTGATGATAAAGATGGAAGTGTAAATCTACTGCATCTTGGCAAAGGAGATTATGATGTTCTGAGGATTGATCATTCATGGCATAGAGAATCCAGTGAATCAATAAACCAGAGCAGGAAAAGAGGGAGCACTGAAACAGGAAATGAGGTCATAGCGGCTGAGGAAGTTTTGGCAGACATTGATCACCATTTCCATTGCACGCCATTTGCACAATTGCTACCAATCTCTGAGAAAGGAAGAGAAAGTGGTGCTGATGACAtcccaagctcttcaaagaggTTGCGGGTGAGCAATAATCATGATGAACAGAGCGAAGCAACGTTGCTTCAATGTTCAGCATGTGGCAATTCAACTGGTTTTTCTGCAGATGTGGATAATGGAAAGTTAAGAATAGGAGAGGGAAATTCTCCTATTGAACAAAGCTTGCAAGATTGTGATATTAATGATATTCCTGAATTTAAGGGAAATGCTCCTACCGAAGAAAGCTTGCAAAATTGTGATGTTATTGATGTGTCAGGATCAGGTTCTGCTGATCATTCAGTAATAGGAATTATGTATCCTCCGGGAGAATTTAATGATTTTGACAAGTACAGAGAAGAGAATTGTTTCTCCCCAGGTCAAATTTGGGCTTGTTATGATGATACTCATGATCCCATGCCAAGATTCTACGCCCAAATCATGAAGGTACATGTTCGCCCATTTAAATTGTGCATAAATTGGCTATATCCTCATCCAGGATATCAAGGTGGGATTGACTGGGTAAACAGGGACTTACCTGTGGCCTGTGGCGAGTTTGCACGCGATAATTCTGAACACATCACTACTTTTCGTATATTCTCTCATCAAGTAAATTATGATAAGAATATGGATAGACTAACATATACAATATATCCTAGAAATGGGGAGATTTGGGCCCTATTTAAGGACTGGGATATAAGGTGGAGATCAAATCCAGAAAATCACCCTAGGATGAGGTATGAATATCAATTTGTGGAGGTTGTCAAAGAATATGTTGAGAGTACTGCTGTCG
This portion of the Coffea arabica cultivar ET-39 chromosome 2e, Coffea Arabica ET-39 HiFi, whole genome shotgun sequence genome encodes:
- the LOC113732721 gene encoding uncharacterized protein — encoded protein: MITLDKSLDKMSVLKKISEALATNEAKKDRLKNFILLLMLEWEDFESHLDLTGLLFRECLAELQSRETHLSSVQESVSESSKEMDMTRKSLEQKFDELVEKEKEFCLFQEKGSNELKLQEETLGMIREEIEVRELKLNEQEKLIQGLFDKIELEQKEFESIKSSVGDRFNEIGLKEYHIEQRANELDLKEQKLMHREKEIESREKILYLKMKEIELKGKQFDSAKISNKHLQDSGSEAKHGLHLNEEESLACTERGKQLTDAVGHIASHNMQNVTDHKSKKLLDSSVDSTTIWESCCFFCDVRKVLFKRGLKKDFFCQNCSKYYVAFSSAMGYEENGNIKMLKSCTATERNGDVLGDARSDDKDGSVNLLHLGKGDYDVLRIDHSWHRESSESINQSRKRGSTETGNEVIAAEEVLADIDHHFHCTPFAQLLPISEKGRESGADDIPSSSKRLRVSNNHDEQSEATLLQCSACGNSTGFSADVDNGKLRIGEGNSPIEQSLQDCDINDIPEFKGNAPTEESLQNCDVIDVSGSGSADHSVIGIMYPPGEFNDFDKYREENCFSPGQIWACYDDTHDPMPRFYAQIMKVHVRPFKLCINWLYPHPGYQGGIDWVNRDLPVACGEFARDNSEHITTFRIFSHQVNYDKNMDRLTYTIYPRNGEIWALFKDWDIRWRSNPENHPRMRYEYQFVEVVKEYVESTAVEVAFLDKVGGFLSLYHRKIQGKPVLIPPNQLLRFSHRVPSYTMHGTEGEGVPEGSFELDPAAIPLAPQ